One region of Streptomyces leeuwenhoekii genomic DNA includes:
- a CDS encoding MFS transporter, translated as MTLSTTDRPARRAGAVVPVLAFAGIVVAVMQTLLVPVVKDLPQLLDTSPSNATWVLTSTLLSGAVATPIMGRLGDLYGKRRMLILSLAVMVVGALVSALTSQLLTMIAGRTLQGFAMGAIPLGIGLMRDMLPRERLGSAMALMSSSIGVGGGLALPAAALVAQNTDWHVLFYGAAGLGAVAIVLTLLAVPESPLRARGSFDLPGALGLTAGLVLLLLPVTKGSDWGWGSGTTLGLFAAAVVVLLLWGLMELRLAAPLVDLRTTARREVLLTNLASIMVGVSFYVVSLVLPQLLQLPAATGYGLGRSMVVAGLCVAPLGLTMMFTAPVYARLSARYGPRTTLIIGLLVIALGYGGGLGLMDAAWQTVITSVVLGAGIGLAYSSLPALIIGAVPASETGAANGLNTLMRSIGTSVSSAVIGMVLANTAHDVGGVAVPTMHGFRVSFLIATAAVAVGLVLALFLPRQRPAARLQLRASSEEDAHVAGAEEVLRGFRGRVLDAAGVPVARAKVTLIDRHGRQAGATLSADDGGYTLAVPARGPYVLAARAAGHGPLAHAATHTGDRPVDLDLSLPGETVSA; from the coding sequence ATGACGCTCTCGACGACCGACCGCCCCGCCCGGCGAGCCGGCGCCGTCGTCCCCGTGCTCGCCTTCGCGGGCATCGTCGTCGCGGTGATGCAGACCCTGCTCGTCCCGGTCGTCAAGGACCTTCCCCAGCTTCTGGACACCTCGCCCAGCAACGCCACCTGGGTACTGACCTCGACCCTGCTGTCGGGTGCCGTGGCCACCCCGATCATGGGCCGTCTCGGCGACCTCTACGGCAAGCGGCGCATGCTGATCCTCAGCCTGGCGGTGATGGTCGTCGGCGCGCTGGTCAGCGCCCTCACCAGCCAGCTTCTGACGATGATCGCCGGACGCACGCTCCAGGGCTTCGCCATGGGCGCCATCCCGCTCGGCATCGGCCTGATGCGGGACATGCTGCCCCGTGAACGGCTCGGTTCGGCGATGGCGCTGATGAGCTCCTCGATCGGCGTCGGCGGCGGCCTGGCGCTGCCCGCCGCGGCGCTGGTGGCGCAGAACACCGACTGGCACGTCCTCTTCTACGGCGCCGCGGGCCTGGGCGCCGTGGCCATCGTCCTCACCCTGCTCGCCGTACCGGAGTCCCCGCTGCGCGCCCGGGGCTCCTTCGACCTGCCGGGCGCGCTCGGCCTCACCGCGGGCCTGGTGCTGCTGTTGCTGCCGGTCACCAAGGGCAGCGACTGGGGCTGGGGGTCGGGCACCACGCTCGGCCTGTTCGCCGCGGCCGTCGTGGTCCTGCTGCTGTGGGGCCTGATGGAGCTGCGCCTGGCCGCGCCCCTGGTCGACCTGCGCACCACCGCCCGCCGCGAGGTCCTGCTGACCAACCTCGCCTCCATCATGGTCGGCGTCAGCTTCTACGTGGTCTCCCTCGTCCTGCCCCAGCTCCTCCAGCTCCCCGCCGCCACCGGCTACGGTCTCGGCCGGTCGATGGTGGTCGCGGGTCTGTGCGTGGCCCCGCTGGGCCTGACGATGATGTTCACGGCGCCCGTGTACGCCCGGCTGTCCGCCCGCTACGGCCCGCGCACCACCCTCATCATCGGCCTGCTGGTCATCGCCCTCGGGTACGGCGGCGGCCTCGGCCTGATGGACGCCGCCTGGCAGACCGTCATCACCTCCGTGGTGCTGGGCGCCGGCATCGGCCTCGCCTACTCGTCCCTGCCGGCCCTGATCATCGGCGCGGTCCCGGCCTCCGAGACCGGCGCGGCCAACGGCCTGAACACCCTCATGCGCTCCATCGGCACCTCGGTGTCGAGCGCCGTCATCGGCATGGTCCTGGCCAACACGGCGCACGACGTCGGCGGGGTCGCCGTCCCCACCATGCACGGCTTCCGCGTCTCCTTCCTGATCGCGACCGCCGCCGTCGCCGTCGGCCTGGTCCTCGCCCTCTTCCTGCCCCGGCAGCGCCCGGCCGCCCGGCTCCAGTTGCGCGCGAGCAGCGAGGAGGACGCCCACGTGGCCGGCGCCGAGGAGGTGCTGCGCGGCTTCCGCGGCCGGGTGCTGGACGCCGCGGGGGTCCCGGTGGCCCGGGCCAAGGTCACCCTGATCGACCGTCACGGCCGACAGGCGGGCGCCACGCTCTCCGCCGACGACGGCGGTTACACCCTCGCCGTCCCCGCCCGGGGCCCGTACGTCCTGGCCGCCCGCGCCGCCGGCCACGGCCCGCTCGCCCACGCGGCGACGCACACCGGCGACCGCCCGGTCGACCTCGACCTCTCCCTGCCGGGCGAGACCGTCTCCGCCTGA
- a CDS encoding MFS transporter, with translation MTPMLETADTTARVSRRGAPPTWLVVTLACAGQFLVVLDVSVVNVALPSMRTDLGLSGPGLQWVVNAYAIAFAGFMLFGGRAGDLYGRKRMFLAGLGLFTLASLGGGLAQEGWHLLAARAVQGLGAAVLAPSTLTILTAAVPEGPARARAIATWTAVGAGGGAAGGLVGGALVDGLSWRWVLLINVPVGVVVLLGSLLRLPESRAGDGRRLDLPGALLVTAGLATLAYGISQTEARGWTAAAALLPLAAGLTLIGLFLAVEARTAAPLMPLGLLRVRAVASANAAMFLCGSAMFSMWYFMTLYAQNVLGYSPLEAGFALVPSSLAVVLGSKLAPRFMAVTGERNLAALGTLVAAVGFGWQSAMSADGAYLTSIMIPGILMMLGAGLAATPLAALATSGAAPGEAGLVSGLVNTSRTMGGSLGLAVLSTVAASRSAGSDTPQALTQGYALAFRTGAAVLVAGALLMWLWLPRRTAANAGESGPA, from the coding sequence ATGACCCCCATGCTGGAAACCGCCGACACCACCGCCCGCGTGTCCCGCCGCGGCGCGCCGCCCACCTGGCTGGTCGTGACGCTCGCCTGCGCCGGGCAGTTCCTCGTCGTCCTCGACGTCTCGGTCGTCAACGTCGCCCTGCCGTCGATGCGGACCGATCTCGGGCTGAGCGGCCCGGGACTGCAGTGGGTGGTGAACGCCTACGCCATCGCCTTCGCCGGGTTCATGCTGTTCGGCGGCCGGGCCGGCGACCTGTACGGCCGCAAGCGGATGTTCCTGGCCGGGCTCGGGCTGTTCACGCTGGCCTCGCTCGGCGGCGGACTGGCCCAGGAGGGCTGGCACTTGCTGGCGGCCCGCGCGGTGCAGGGGCTCGGCGCCGCCGTGCTGGCCCCCTCGACGCTGACGATCCTCACCGCGGCCGTGCCCGAAGGCCCGGCCCGGGCACGGGCCATCGCGACATGGACCGCGGTCGGCGCGGGCGGCGGCGCCGCCGGCGGACTGGTCGGCGGGGCGCTGGTGGACGGGCTGTCGTGGCGCTGGGTGCTGCTGATCAACGTGCCGGTGGGCGTGGTGGTGCTGCTCGGCTCCCTGCTCCGGCTCCCGGAGAGCCGCGCGGGCGACGGGCGGCGGCTGGACCTGCCCGGCGCGCTGCTGGTGACGGCGGGCCTGGCGACCCTGGCGTACGGCATCTCGCAGACCGAGGCGCGGGGGTGGACGGCCGCCGCCGCGCTGCTGCCGCTGGCGGCCGGCCTCACCCTCATCGGGCTGTTCCTCGCCGTCGAGGCGCGCACGGCGGCGCCGCTGATGCCGCTCGGGCTGCTGCGGGTGCGCGCGGTGGCCTCGGCGAACGCGGCGATGTTCCTGTGCGGCTCGGCCATGTTCTCCATGTGGTACTTCATGACCCTGTACGCGCAGAACGTGCTCGGCTACAGCCCCCTGGAGGCCGGGTTCGCCCTGGTGCCGAGCTCGCTGGCCGTCGTACTGGGCTCCAAGCTGGCGCCCCGCTTCATGGCGGTGACCGGGGAGCGGAACCTGGCGGCGCTGGGGACGCTGGTCGCGGCGGTCGGCTTCGGCTGGCAGTCGGCGATGAGCGCGGACGGGGCCTACCTGACCTCGATCATGATCCCCGGCATCCTCATGATGCTCGGCGCGGGGCTCGCCGCGACCCCGCTGGCGGCCCTGGCCACCTCCGGAGCGGCGCCCGGGGAGGCCGGACTGGTGTCGGGCCTGGTCAACACCTCCCGCACGATGGGCGGCTCGCTCGGGCTCGCCGTCCTGTCGACGGTGGCGGCCTCGCGCTCGGCGGGCAGCGACACACCGCAGGCGCTCACCCAGGGGTACGCGCTGGCGTTCCGCACCGGGGCGGCAGTACTGGTGGCCGGGGCGCTGCTGATGTGGCTCTGGCTGCCCCGGCGCACCGCCGCGAACGCGGGTGAGAGCGGCCCGGCGTGA
- a CDS encoding MaoC/PaaZ C-terminal domain-containing protein, with product MPVDAATALAAAPTSGRIAWGPDDVQLYHLAIGAGVPATDPRELRYTLESRLHVLPSFATVAGGGPPGVIRGLSVPGVDVDLTRVLHAGQSLTVHRPIPAGGAATAVSRVTAVHDKGTAALLVLRTEAADGDGPLWTEEAHIHVRGEGGWGGDRGPSGRLPAPAGPPDEVVERPVREDQALLYRLTGDRNPLHADPDFAARAGFARPVLHGLCTYGMALKAAVDTVLDADVGRVRSYTTRFAGVAYPGETLRVRMWRREGRIRLAVTAVERDDAPVLADTVVEHD from the coding sequence ATGCCCGTCGACGCAGCCACCGCGCTCGCCGCCGCCCCCACCTCCGGGCGGATCGCCTGGGGCCCCGATGACGTGCAGCTCTACCACCTGGCCATCGGCGCCGGGGTGCCCGCGACCGACCCCCGTGAGCTGCGCTACACCCTGGAGTCCCGGCTGCACGTCCTGCCGTCCTTCGCCACCGTGGCGGGCGGCGGCCCGCCCGGTGTGATCCGGGGACTGTCCGTGCCGGGCGTCGACGTGGACCTGACCCGCGTGCTGCACGCCGGGCAGTCGCTCACGGTGCACCGCCCGATCCCGGCCGGCGGTGCCGCGACCGCCGTCTCCCGGGTCACCGCCGTCCACGACAAGGGCACGGCGGCCCTGCTGGTGCTGCGCACGGAGGCCGCCGACGGCGACGGCCCGCTGTGGACCGAGGAGGCGCACATCCATGTACGCGGGGAAGGCGGCTGGGGCGGCGACCGCGGACCGTCCGGCCGTCTCCCCGCGCCCGCCGGCCCGCCCGACGAGGTCGTGGAGCGGCCCGTCCGCGAGGACCAGGCCCTGCTGTACCGCCTCACCGGCGACCGCAACCCGCTGCACGCCGACCCGGACTTCGCCGCCCGCGCCGGGTTCGCCCGGCCCGTGCTGCACGGGCTGTGCACCTACGGCATGGCGCTGAAGGCGGCCGTCGACACGGTGCTGGACGCGGACGTCGGCCGTGTCCGGTCGTACACCACCCGATTCGCCGGGGTCGCGTACCCGGGGGAGACGCTGCGGGTGCGCATGTGGCGGCGGGAGGGACGGATCCGGCTGGCGGTGACCGCCGTCGAACGGGACGACGCCCCGGTCCTCGCCGACACCGTCGTCGAGCACGACTGA